The DNA sequence AGGCTACAGTTTCTAAAGACTTAGAAGAAGACGGTGTGCCATTGGATGCCCAGACAATCACTTTTGAGGCTGGCGTACGCTATTCTGGCCAAGGATTTGAAGTGGATATGACCATCAATATGTCTGATTTTGAAAAGGGTAAAGGGATCGAAGCTTTAAAAGCTGCTTTTGATGAAGAACATAAACGACTGTTTACCTTCAATCTTGATGTGGTTCATGAAATTGTGAATTTGCGAGCTATTGCCATAGGTCAAGGCGCAGAAATGCCAGCGATCAAATTGGAACGGGGTGATGGAAATGCATCAGCCGCTAAAGTCAGTGATCATACCATGTGGGCAGAGGGTAAAAAACATGAAGCCGCTATTTATGATCGATCCCGCTTGAAAGCCGGCGATATTATTCCCGGTCCATGTATCGTCACCGAAATGGATAGTACCGCTGTTATTTTACCGAACCATGAAGGAACGGTCGATACATACGGTAACATTCTCATCAATCCAGTCGCGTAAGGAGGGCACCATGAAAGCAACAATTATTGAAACAAACTCCACCCCTTTCGCAAAAGAAGATGTGGATACGATCACCCTAGATATTATTGAAAACGCCCTCAGAAATGCACGGGAAGAAATGGATGCAACGCTTTTCCGTACAGCCATGTCTCCTGGCATTCGAGAACAGGGAGATGCTTTCCCACTCATTGCGGATCGAAACGGTCTGATGGTTGTGGGACAGTTTGGCTCTTTCATTGGTGGTTTCTTAAACCAATATGAAGGCGATATTGAAGAAGGCGACATGGTCTGGCTATCAGATCCCTATAGCTGCGAAGGAGCAGTTTCTCACAACAATGACTGGCTTATCCTCCGTCCGATCTTCCGGAATGGACGATTAATAAGCTGGGCATGTATGTTTGGCCATATGACAGATATTGGCGGTAAAGTGCCAGGCTCTCTGCCGACAGATGCCGTAAGCGTTTTTGAAGAAGGTGTGCGCATTCCACCCGTTAAACTTTTCAAAAAAGATGTTTTGCAAGACGATCTTCTGAAGCTTGTTCTTCACCAAACACGAATGCCAGAATGGTGCCGTGCAGACCTTTTAGCCGTGGTGGCCTCTTGTCGTGTTGCTGAGAAACGTGTGCATGAAATTTGTGATCGCTTTGGGGATGAATTTTATGCCAGTGCAACTGATGAACTTCTCTCGCGTAACAAAAGAGCTATGGCTCACCTCATTAATACTGCCATTGGTGAAAGCCCAGTAAGCTTTGAAGATTACATCTGCGATGACGGCCGTGGATTTGGCCCCTATAAGATCAAGTGTACCATGTGGCGAGAAGGCGAAAAAGTCGTACTAGACTTTAACGGCACGGACCCCCAAGCTATGGGCTCTATTAACTTTTATCTTAATGAAAACATGCTTAAAATGTTCTTTGGGATATATATGGTAATGGTCTTTGATCCACAAATTATGTTTAACGATGGTTTTTATGATTTGTGTGATGTCCGTATTCCACAAGGATCGTTATTAAAGCCAAACTTCCCCGCTGCCCTATCATGTCGTACACATGCATTGGGTCGAATCTTTGATGTCTTAGGTGCGCTTCTCGGAAAAGGACAACCCGAGTTTCTGTCAGCTGCAGGTTTCTCTTCTTCACCGCACCTCATGTACTCAGGCTTTGAAAAGGAAAGCGGTGATTGGTTCCAGCTTTTCCAAATCGGCTTCGGGGGTATTCCTGGACGTCCCTTTGGAGATGGACCCGATGGTCATAGCCTATGGCCTGGTTTTACCAATGTACCCAATGAATTCCTAGAGCGCTATTTTCCCATGCGTATTACTCGGTATACTTCGCTCGCAGATAGTGGCGGTGCTGGTAGTTTCCGGGGGGGTAATGGTATTCTGATGACCTATGAATTCCTCAATAATGGCATTGTGGCCATTCACGATGATCGCTGGTTCATTCCCCCATGGGGTGTCAATGGAGGGACACCTGGAGCACGCTCTAGTAAAATACTCCGCAAAGCTGACGGGACTGAAATTCCCCTGCCAAGCAAATGCGATAACATTGAAGTAGAAGTTGGCGATCAACTTGATTACATCACCTGGGGCGGTGGCGGATGGGGTAAAGCCTTTGAGCGCGATGCCGATCTTGTTGCCTTAGAAGTAAAGCAAGGGCTTGTGACTAAGGAATGTGCCTACGATGCTTACGGGGTGAAACTGAATGAGGACGGCACTGTTGATCATGCTGCCACTGAAGGTAAACGCAAGGAATTGGCAGCTGCTCATATAGATGGGGAAATCTTTGACTTTGGTCCAGACCTTGAGACGCTGAGAGAAAACTGTAAAGCTGAAACAGGCTTAGAGGCGCCAATCCAGCCAAGCTGGTAGACGCTACAGTCACTCTTGAGATATCAGAAAATTTCGCAAGGGCCTGTCGGAAAACAGCCGATGGGCCCTTCCAGTATGAGGGGTATGCTATTCTATTGCCTCCCTACGAAAACAGCCTAATTCTATAGACACTATTTTCGAGTAAATGATCCGACACCGTTTACAGGCCGTACCAATCAGTGACGACCTTAATCATTTGTGCAGACCATACATGGGAGGGATATATCTATGAAGCACTCTAAGAAAATGATCCAATTTTTATCTGGGGTAAGTATTTTGGCAGCACTGCCTGCTGCACCGCTCATCGCTCAAGACGATGACGAGATGCTTGAAGAAATCATTGTTAGCGCACGCCGCAAAGAGGAAAAATTACAAGATGTGCCGGGAACTGTCACTGCAATCACGCGCACCACTCTTGAGCGGGCAGGTGTATCACGGGCGGCTGACTTTATTGCCCTGACACCGGGTGTGACTCTCGTCGATGCTGCTGAAGTTGGGGATACTCAAGTGAATATTCGCGGTATTAACGGAGCCCGGGACGCTGAAAACAGCTTTGCCTATATCCTAGACGGAGTTCTTTATACCAATCCAGCCGCGTTTAACCGTGAATATACTGACCTAGCGCAGATTGAAATCTTTAAAGGCCCTCAGGGCGCGATTTATGGTCGAAATGCTGCCGCTGGCGCGATCATTGTAAACACTGACAAGCCAGACGGGGACGTCAGAACCCGGGGAACAATTAGCTACGGGGAAGACAGCACAATCCTTGTTAAAGGGTCTACCACAGGTGTTCTTATAGAAGATAAAGCCTATTTCAGACTGTCAGGTGATTTTCGCAGCACTGATGGATTTTACCGGAACCGGTATTTAGGCGGTGCTGCTACAGTTGATGCCTACGAGGGTTTTAATATCAAAGGGCGTCTTGTATATGACGTCAACGATCAACTCTCAATCGACAGTAAAATCAGATACGGCGAAGTCGATGCTTCCTCGATTACTTTCAACTCCACATTCAACCTGCCTGTTTTTGCAGCAGGCACTAACACACCAGCAGCCAATCAGGACGTGAATGATTTCGACTTTGTTTTTGACAGCAATATACCATCAGACAATGATCAAAAATCATTCGAGTTTTCCTCAAAATTCGATTACGAAATGGATGACATGACGTTAACAGGCTGGGTTCTTTATAGTGACATTTCAAATAACCTTATGTCAGATGGAACATCGGCAGCTTTTGGTTTTTATGCACCAGATTCTGCATGTCAGGCCTCTATTTCAGCGAATACTGGTTACGGCCTTTTAGCGCCGCAGTTTATTGGTCAAACCCCAACGGGTGTGATTTTTGATCCAAATGGGTCCTTCCTCGGCGCTTATACACCATCCACCTGTGATGGCATCCAAGAGCAATTGAGAAATCAAAAAGATTTGAGTGCTGAGATCCGATTGGCATCCAACACGACAGATGACCTGCAATGGATGGTTGGTGCTTATTTCCTAGACATTGACCGCCGTGTTGGTGTGTCTCTGAATCGTGATAGCGGTGGCCCTGTAAACCGCGGCCTTTTCCAACCCTCAGGACCCAATCAGACAGCTCAACTTCTCAGAGATCAATTTGATAGCAGTGTCTTTGCCGTCTTTGGTCAGATCCAATATGACGTGAATGAAAAGACAGAAATTTCTGTTGCTTTGCGTTATGACAATGAAAAACGGAAGGTATCTTCTCGAGTGCCCGTAAATGCACGTCAAAATGTGATTGATTTAAACTTTGATGGAATCTTCAATGATCCAATCAATCCAGCTCTCAGCAGCTTGATCAATCCATCAGGCGTCATTCCCGATCAAGAAGAAACATTCTCAAAAGTACAGCCCAAACTATCTGTTACATATGATGCAACTGAGGAAACAACCCTCTTTGCAAGTTGGGGTGTGGGCTTTAAAGCCGGTGGCTTCAATAACTCAGGTAGCGCAGCCACTGTACAAATCTTTAACAATGGTTTCATTAACGGAGGGATCGGCATTCCTTTTGCTGATAATCTCGGTGTGCCACTGCCAAATATCCAAGATAACTACGGCAAAGAAACATCCAGTGCTTTTGAAGCAGGGTTTAAGTCTCGCTTAATGGGGGGACGTCTGAATATAGGGGGTGCCGCTTATTATACCAAAGTTGATGATATGCAGTTCTTTGAATTTTTCGTTGGCACCTTTGGTTTACTCCGCGTTGTCTCAAACATGGATAAAGTCGATATTTACGGAGCAGAATTGGATATCAATTATGCTGTAAATGAGAATATCCGTGTCTATGCAGCGGGTAATATCACGGACAGTGAAATTAAAGGCAACAGCTCCCGGCCAGATACAGTTGGAAACAAAGCCCCTTACACAGCAGACTATACTTTGAATGCTGGTATTGATTTTGATTTTGACATTAATGAAGATATGGCCTTTTTTGCCCGCGCGGATGCTCAGTTTGTGGGTCCGACATGGTTCCATACAGTTCAAGGCGGCGATCGTCCAACCATCTTCATGCCGCTCTTTGAGCTCGGCTTTGGCCCTGGTGCTGGCGCTCTTGGTACTGCCAATTATGCCAATGCCCGCCGCGATGCATACGAGACCGTTAATCTAAGAGTTGGTATCCGCGGTGAAAGCTGGACCTTCACGGCTTATGCTGACAATCTTTTTGATACAAAATATCTAGAGGAAGTAATCCCGGCACCTGAATTTGGTGGGGCTTTTGATCATCCTGGTGCGCGTCGCCGCATCGGAGCTGAGCTGAGTTTTGAATTTTAAACCTCAGACAACCTAAATCTGAAAAGGCCTCTTCGGAGGTCTTTTTTTATGGACCATCAAGGGTTACACCGAAAGGGGTGAGGAAATTTTTACCTCGTCCTCCTGTTTTTCAATGGTTAAATATTCGATTGTCTCAAACAGTAAATCCTCTAGATAGATTGTCTCTTCAAGCTCATTGTTTAAAACAGAGAGAACACGATTGAGCCAGGCCTGCATCATTGGTGACTTCTCAATCGATTTGTTTAAGATCCAACTGGCCGCTTGGATATCTGCAAGCGATAAATGCTCTCCTTGAAGAAAGGAACGACCATCGTCCATTTGCCGCATGACCAAACCACTTTGGGCCGTTGAATCCTCTGATGACTCAGCCATCTTTTTACGCCAAAACGATAAAGCCATGGGCATACCCTTATTTCCATTGGGAAATAAGCTTGGCTCAGGCTTTAAATATTCTAAAGCAAGAATAATGGCTTCCTCTCCAACCAGCTGGATCGTCCCTTGAGACAGACAGATCTCTCCCTGTGTATCCTCTTCACTGACAAGCCAGTCAACGCCCTTATGCGCCAGCATGAGTTGACAAAAAGTTGCCGTAGATTGGTCCTGTGCTTTTAAGGTCAAAATGCTCATTGTCTTTAGGCTATTCTTTCTGCGCACCGTTTATCTGTAGATAAACCTTCTGATCTTAGGAAACTTACTATAGCCTGATAACAAATGAATGCCAGCAGTCTATGTATCAAATAGTTGCAAGAGCAAGGGTGAGCTGGCTTTACTGATCTTTCTCATAGAGCTCGACAAGAGCCCCGCCCGGTGCTTTTAAAAGAAGCACATTCACGCGCCCAACAGACGACAAAGAGAGTGCTGATGCTTGCCCAAGAATAGGGATATCCAACTTCAAAGCTTTAGCTTTAAAAGCTTTCAGGTCGTCCACAGGAAAGCGGTACCGTGAGAGCCCCCTGCGCACCCCCAGAGTGCGCTGTGAGAAATCCTTGCCCTCAAACCCTTCGAAAGCCAACAGTTCAATAGAGCCTTCATTGATTTTTTGGGGGTGTAAAATCGCGATGTCGCGCACGATTTTATCCGCCATTTCATGCGGCAGACCTAAGACATTAGGCCCTGGTTTCTTTGAAGCGCCTCTGTGCTCTAAATAGGGTTTGAACCCCATGAATTTTTGCCAAAATTTCAGGCCCTCAGTCATATTTGAGACAATCATTGTACTGTTAAAAATACGCGAAAATCCTTCCATATGCGGCCACCCTTTTAAAGGGGGCTGCATACGCTCGATTAGGGCAAATCTTATCCCATCAGGTCCGCGTGGAATCCACTCTTTCACAACAAACGGCCCAAAAGAAAATTGAAGCGGCTCAGATGCCGCGTTAAAGCCAAATGATTTCAAGGCATCGCTCGCGGTTTTCAGATCACTCACTCTCATATTCAAGTCAAAGATACCTCCAGTATCCCATGCATTGTCTTGCGGGCGTATAAGGTCAGTTTCAAAAGAATCAAATTCGATCAACCTCAAAAAACCGCGCTTTGTGCCTGGATTGTGCAGAACCGTAAAAGAGGCCGACCCTTCCAACTGCCAAAGATCTAACCAGCCTTGATCAACACGGCCTTCTTCTTTGACTTGCCATCGACCGACCTGAGAAAAGATCTCTTTCCAAACAGCTCTATTTTTCACCACAGCCACGACTTCATGAAATCCACCTGTCACGTGCTGGGCAGTGACTGTGAAAGGCAGAATAGTTGCAAAGATTAAGGCTATAAGAGTTTTCATGACTCTAAAAACTTTCTAAACTTATGAGCAATCTCTGCCCCGTCCATCTCAAAGAGGTCACTTTTCAAGTGGGGCCACTCTTCAATAACGACCTGCTTGAACAAGGCGGCTGCAGCACGACTATTTTCAGCCAATGCTTCGTCGGGAATTGGGATAAGAACTGGCTGACTTACTTTTGGCAATTGGACCTCAGGTATATAAGAAAAAACGGCAGAAAATCCATCATTAGCATCAAGCCCCGATAACAAACTTTCAGCAAACTGTTGTAAAAACCGCTCCTCAGTTTGGCGCCCCCGGGCTTTTAAACCCAAATCCCAGCGTTTTTGTATATAGCCTTCTTCTGTAAAATAAGGGCGTCCCTTGGCGTACATGGCTTTCAAATTTTCACGCTTCGTCTCCGAAACCAAAGGAATGCCAGGCAGTATTAATCTACGCACCATCTTCGGAGCTTCTAAAGCAATTTCCGCTGCAATAAAAGTACCGCTATGAAAGCCTAATATATCAACTTCTTCAACGCCTAAGCTATCAATAAACTCAATGAATGATGCGGCGTATTCTTGAATTGTTGGATTATTTCGGATCCGATCTGACCCTCCATATCCAGGAGTATCAGGGCAAATTACAAGGCGATCTTTCGACATTTCAACTTGAAAATTCTCATAGAAACTACCGGAATAAGGCGATAGATGCAAACAGACAAGCGGAACTCCGCCCTTCCCAGCGATACGATAATGCACTTGCCCAAAACTACAGGAAGCATAAGCCTTTTTAATTGGATTGAGAGGGCCTCTAGGCATCAGAGTTTTCCAAAATAATATAGATAACAATTAAGTTGCCATCATAGTCTAAAAAACCTAATTCACGACCTATGCGGCCGTCTTTGGTTTCCAATCTGGATTCGTCAAAAACTTTCAAGCCTGCAGCCCGGGCGTTGTTCATCACTCCATCAAAATCTTCACATTCAAGAACAATAGCACTGCGCGAAGGCAACGGCACTTCAGGCAATTCAATTCCTTTTAATTCCGTGAGAGCCATAACATTGGTTTGCGTTTGAGTAGAGAGAACCGCAAACCGCATATCTGCCGCGGGATCAATTTGAAAAACCTCATATGAGTAGCTGGTCTTCTCTGAGTTTTTTGTAAAGGCGATCTCTAGACCGAGAATATCCCGGTAGACAGTAAGTGCGCGGTCAAGATCTGTAACAACATAATTTGGCCGCTGAAATCTAACATGTGGTTTTGCTGACATAAGTCATTCCTCTTCCCTCTTGATTTCCCTTATCCTCTCTACTTTCATAACAAAATAGAAAGAAGTGTCTCATGTCAACTATCCTACGGCGCACCACTCTAAAGGTCCGTGATATGGATCAATCCATTGCCTTCTATGAGCAGGTCATCGGAATGAAAAAATATTACGACAATGAATTAACCTTAGAGGGTGATTTATTACCTGGCTGCGAAAAAGGCGATGTTATTCGCCTTGTGATTATGCAAGGAGAGGACGATTATATGGGGATGATTGGCTTGATGGAATGGCTCAGTCCAAAACACCCCGCTCCTGAAGTTGCCTTTACCTTTGATTATGGGATGCCTGTTTTTGTCACAGCCGTTGAGGACGCCGAAATTGCTTTTTCTAATGCCAAGAAGAATGGCTGTGTCATTCGAGCCCCGCTGACCGAAGCTGAATATCCAGCACCAAACGGACAAGGGACTGTGAAAGTTCGCTCTGTAGGCGTCTTTGACCCCGACGGTCATTTCTTTGAATTAAATCAACGTTTAGCAGGCTAATGTTCCAATAAAAAAGGCTCCAACTCGGAGCCTTTTTCTTAAACTTTTTCTAACTGTTTCCTATAAGCCTTCCCAACGAAGAAAGAGAAAAGAATAATAGGCCCCCCATAAAGGATAGGGATGAGAGCCATAGAATAGCGAATTAGGCTTTCATCTGCAAAAACAACATTTGTGAGATAAGCCACACCGTTAGGTCCAACAAAAAGCCCCGCAATCGAAATCACCATGTAATATAGCGCTACTGTTTGGCCTCTTATTTCACCGGGGACTATCGCGAGCAGAGCAGTGATGCCTCCTGTGGTCACCATTGTAATCCCAACATTTGAAACTTGAGAGAGGAAAAAAGCAGTCCAAACATCTGGCACCAATGGGAAGATCACGGCTGTTGGCACCAGTAATAGTAAGCCCATCTGGGTGAAGCGAAAGGCCGCGTCCTTACGCCCTTTATGAGACCATTTGTCAATCAATATACCCCATAATATGTTACATACGGGGGCTAAAATTATGAGGACACTGCCATTATAGTAGCTAAAGGTTGCAGGGTCCCACCCCCATGTTCTAGCAAAAAGAGACGGCAGCCAAAAACCGGTATAAGCCACCACTGTCATTACTGAAACCATGAGCATTACACCGATAAACGCGACCCAGTTTTTCTTTAAGAATTTCATGGTATCAAAGATGGTGGCAGCTTCACCAGATTCTGAGATAGCTTGCTTTGAGGCGATTCGCTCAGGTTCTTTTAAAAAGACATAGATAAGCGCTAAAAATATTCCTGGAAAGCCTACAACTAAGAAAACAACTTGCCAAGGGCGGTCTATGCCAAAGGTGGCGAGAGAGGTCAGATCCAATGTTCCTGCCCATTCAAGAATACCACTGATTAACAGATAGGCTATGCCAGAGCCTATTCCAAGGGCAGTAGAATAGACACCAATTGCTTTCGCACGACTTTCAGGTTTAAAAAGATCAGAAATAAGGGACATCGCTGCTGGACTGAGCGTTGCCTCGCCAGCTCCAACGGCGACCCGTGCTAAGAAGAGACCTGCAAAGGATTTCGCAACACCTGAAAGCGCAGTGGCTATTGACCACACGAAGACACCCACAGCGATAATCCATTTTCGCGGTTTACGGTCTGAAAGCCATCCTAAGGGAATACCCATGGTCGCATAAAAGAGCATGAAGGCCGTGCCCGTTAACAGGGCCATTTTTTGATCGGAATAGCCAAAATCAGCTTTAATGTCTTCCGTAAGCATGGCTAAGACTTGACGATCTATATAAGAAAATATGTAAGTGATCGTCAGAAGAATAACCACAAACCATCCATAATATCGACTAGGATAGACCTGTGTATTTTCATCCACATGTTCAGTTTTTTCTAGCTGCTCAGCCATTTTTCTTCCCCTAAAGATGATCTAATGAGATCCCTCAACATGAGAGATATACCATCATCACAACTTTTTTCAGACAATGATATGTATCAATGCAGTCTCGGCTCTGCACACTGATGATAGGCTAAATACTTCTCACAACCAGGAGGGAAAAATGGAACTTGATCTTAACCCTGCTTTGAACTTTGGCGATTATTCAATTATGCTGCATGACATCTTACGGTGGCTGCATGTGATCCTTGTTGCTTATTGGCTTGGCGGTGAATGGGGTGTGTTTAATGCCTCCACCAATGTAGCCAATCCAGACCTTACACTCGAAGAACGCTGGCGCCATATCAACACTTCAGTTATGATTGATATCTTGCCGCGCTCTGCCATTATCTGGCTCATGCCCGTTGGGTTTCATATGGCAGACAATTTGGGTGTTTCGCCAGTATCCGGCATTTGGGTGATTGTTGTATGGCTATTAACTGCCGTCTGGTGGTATGGTCTTATTTGGCAGGCTTTTAAAAATCGTGGCACTGATAAATATGTCCATTTAACGCAAATAGATAATAAAATTCGGTGGGTCGTTATTCCATCGCTTATCGTCGCAGGCTTTTATAATTTCTTTACTGGGGATGTTTTCATCACTGGCACAGATGCTGGCGGCAACTGGTTTGGATTTAAAATGGCTTTCTTTGGTTGGGTTCTTATCATTGGCCTCTATCTTAGGTATATTATGACGGACTGGGTCATTTGCTTTAAAAAACTTGAGGCTGGCCCCGATCCAGAAGTAGAAGCCCATATCACAGAGACACTAAGAAAAGGCAAACTGACAGCCTACGTCTACTGGGTGAGTATCAGCACCATTGCATTTGTCGGTGTTACAAAGTTTTTCTAGATCACAGAGTTAAATACAGAATTAGATACCAGAAATAGATACCAGGGAGGGAACTATGAAATCTATCAAGTCTATCGTTCAATCTGTTCTTGGCATAGCAGCAACCACCTCTATGCTAACGACCAGCATTCAAGCAGATCAATATGATCTTTCGAATCCAGAAGATGCCCTAGCAGTGAACCGAAAAGTTCAATGTTCAACAATCGACAGCAAGCCCGTGTTTTATACATGGGAAGGCTATGCTCTTGGTCGAAGAATGGGTGAAGCAGATAAGCGCCTGTTTAAAGTGATGGGCATGAATGTCCGCCAGTGTGGCAGTCTTGATGGCGGCAAAAAAGGTAAAGGGTATCGTATGGTTACCCGTGAAATCATGCTCTATTTAGACATGAAGACTGGCAAACCCTTGGATAAGTGGCAAAACCCTTACACAGGGAAAGAGGTGGATGTTATTCATGTTGCCAATGATCCTGTGAATAGTCGTCCTTCTTATCCCTATAATGCCAAAGGAGAGCCAGCTTATCGTTTCTTCGGTCGCTTCCAAGAAAACAATTGGTTCATGACATTCCCCGTCCCTCTTTTCTATCATAATGTCTTAGCAGGAGAGTATCAGAAATATGTTGGGAATGCCTATCATGCCACTGAAATGTTCAATTTCATGGGCGAAAAAGATAGTCTGCTTGATAAATCAACGGATACAGATATGGGGGCCAAGGTTGGTTGGGTTCGTCTTTCAACATGGTTACCTTGGATGGAAATGCAGGGCCGGGAAGGCATCATCTATTTTCAAGCAGCTGGCGGGAAAGTTTCAGGCTTTGAAGGCTTACCAAAAGTGATGCAAGACTATATTAATAAGGTTGAACCGGCCTATAAAGCGCCGCCGCCTCTCGATGACGATCGTGAAAATGAAACCA is a window from the Temperatibacter marinus genome containing:
- a CDS encoding VOC family protein, whose protein sequence is MSAKPHVRFQRPNYVVTDLDRALTVYRDILGLEIAFTKNSEKTSYSYEVFQIDPAADMRFAVLSTQTQTNVMALTELKGIELPEVPLPSRSAIVLECEDFDGVMNNARAAGLKVFDESRLETKDGRIGRELGFLDYDGNLIVIYIILENSDA
- a CDS encoding spinster family MFS transporter, with translation MAEQLEKTEHVDENTQVYPSRYYGWFVVILLTITYIFSYIDRQVLAMLTEDIKADFGYSDQKMALLTGTAFMLFYATMGIPLGWLSDRKPRKWIIAVGVFVWSIATALSGVAKSFAGLFLARVAVGAGEATLSPAAMSLISDLFKPESRAKAIGVYSTALGIGSGIAYLLISGILEWAGTLDLTSLATFGIDRPWQVVFLVVGFPGIFLALIYVFLKEPERIASKQAISESGEAATIFDTMKFLKKNWVAFIGVMLMVSVMTVVAYTGFWLPSLFARTWGWDPATFSYYNGSVLIILAPVCNILWGILIDKWSHKGRKDAAFRFTQMGLLLLVPTAVIFPLVPDVWTAFFLSQVSNVGITMVTTGGITALLAIVPGEIRGQTVALYYMVISIAGLFVGPNGVAYLTNVVFADESLIRYSMALIPILYGGPIILFSFFVGKAYRKQLEKV
- a CDS encoding TonB-dependent receptor, producing MKHSKKMIQFLSGVSILAALPAAPLIAQDDDEMLEEIIVSARRKEEKLQDVPGTVTAITRTTLERAGVSRAADFIALTPGVTLVDAAEVGDTQVNIRGINGARDAENSFAYILDGVLYTNPAAFNREYTDLAQIEIFKGPQGAIYGRNAAAGAIIVNTDKPDGDVRTRGTISYGEDSTILVKGSTTGVLIEDKAYFRLSGDFRSTDGFYRNRYLGGAATVDAYEGFNIKGRLVYDVNDQLSIDSKIRYGEVDASSITFNSTFNLPVFAAGTNTPAANQDVNDFDFVFDSNIPSDNDQKSFEFSSKFDYEMDDMTLTGWVLYSDISNNLMSDGTSAAFGFYAPDSACQASISANTGYGLLAPQFIGQTPTGVIFDPNGSFLGAYTPSTCDGIQEQLRNQKDLSAEIRLASNTTDDLQWMVGAYFLDIDRRVGVSLNRDSGGPVNRGLFQPSGPNQTAQLLRDQFDSSVFAVFGQIQYDVNEKTEISVALRYDNEKRKVSSRVPVNARQNVIDLNFDGIFNDPINPALSSLINPSGVIPDQEETFSKVQPKLSVTYDATEETTLFASWGVGFKAGGFNNSGSAATVQIFNNGFINGGIGIPFADNLGVPLPNIQDNYGKETSSAFEAGFKSRLMGGRLNIGGAAYYTKVDDMQFFEFFVGTFGLLRVVSNMDKVDIYGAELDINYAVNENIRVYAAGNITDSEIKGNSSRPDTVGNKAPYTADYTLNAGIDFDFDINEDMAFFARADAQFVGPTWFHTVQGGDRPTIFMPLFELGFGPGAGALGTANYANARRDAYETVNLRVGIRGESWTFTAYADNLFDTKYLEEVIPAPEFGGAFDHPGARRRIGAELSFEF
- a CDS encoding DUF1838 family protein, which translates into the protein MKSIKSIVQSVLGIAATTSMLTTSIQADQYDLSNPEDALAVNRKVQCSTIDSKPVFYTWEGYALGRRMGEADKRLFKVMGMNVRQCGSLDGGKKGKGYRMVTREIMLYLDMKTGKPLDKWQNPYTGKEVDVIHVANDPVNSRPSYPYNAKGEPAYRFFGRFQENNWFMTFPVPLFYHNVLAGEYQKYVGNAYHATEMFNFMGEKDSLLDKSTDTDMGAKVGWVRLSTWLPWMEMQGREGIIYFQAAGGKVSGFEGLPKVMQDYINKVEPAYKAPPPLDDDRENETSWTYFKKKLVGGKLKRGGH
- a CDS encoding hydantoinase B/oxoprolinase family protein, encoding MKATIIETNSTPFAKEDVDTITLDIIENALRNAREEMDATLFRTAMSPGIREQGDAFPLIADRNGLMVVGQFGSFIGGFLNQYEGDIEEGDMVWLSDPYSCEGAVSHNNDWLILRPIFRNGRLISWACMFGHMTDIGGKVPGSLPTDAVSVFEEGVRIPPVKLFKKDVLQDDLLKLVLHQTRMPEWCRADLLAVVASCRVAEKRVHEICDRFGDEFYASATDELLSRNKRAMAHLINTAIGESPVSFEDYICDDGRGFGPYKIKCTMWREGEKVVLDFNGTDPQAMGSINFYLNENMLKMFFGIYMVMVFDPQIMFNDGFYDLCDVRIPQGSLLKPNFPAALSCRTHALGRIFDVLGALLGKGQPEFLSAAGFSSSPHLMYSGFEKESGDWFQLFQIGFGGIPGRPFGDGPDGHSLWPGFTNVPNEFLERYFPMRITRYTSLADSGGAGSFRGGNGILMTYEFLNNGIVAIHDDRWFIPPWGVNGGTPGARSSKILRKADGTEIPLPSKCDNIEVEVGDQLDYITWGGGGWGKAFERDADLVALEVKQGLVTKECAYDAYGVKLNEDGTVDHAATEGKRKELAAAHIDGEIFDFGPDLETLRENCKAETGLEAPIQPSW
- a CDS encoding VOC family protein, whose translation is MSTILRRTTLKVRDMDQSIAFYEQVIGMKKYYDNELTLEGDLLPGCEKGDVIRLVIMQGEDDYMGMIGLMEWLSPKHPAPEVAFTFDYGMPVFVTAVEDAEIAFSNAKKNGCVIRAPLTEAEYPAPNGQGTVKVRSVGVFDPDGHFFELNQRLAG
- a CDS encoding alpha/beta fold hydrolase, yielding MPRGPLNPIKKAYASCSFGQVHYRIAGKGGVPLVCLHLSPYSGSFYENFQVEMSKDRLVICPDTPGYGGSDRIRNNPTIQEYAASFIEFIDSLGVEEVDILGFHSGTFIAAEIALEAPKMVRRLILPGIPLVSETKRENLKAMYAKGRPYFTEEGYIQKRWDLGLKARGRQTEERFLQQFAESLLSGLDANDGFSAVFSYIPEVQLPKVSQPVLIPIPDEALAENSRAAAALFKQVVIEEWPHLKSDLFEMDGAEIAHKFRKFLES